A window of Xylophilus sp. GW821-FHT01B05 contains these coding sequences:
- a CDS encoding TonB-dependent receptor, with amino-acid sequence MHRHSHHAIAAAIVAAFPLLAAAADAADTVQPPSAATLAPVTISTKRLDAARNGLSPDTGSSIYRMDETDIDALPLGASTPLNQVLLRAPGVVQDSFGQLHVRGDHANLQYRINGVIIPEPIAGFGQAIDTRLAGQVNLLTGALPAQYGYRTAGVVDIRTKDADTPQGGEIGTVIGSNGHRELNGSVNGSTAGGLSYFLSGSMLENNLGIENPTASRDAIHDHTSQGKGFGYLSYAIDPSNRVSLMAGSSSGRFQIPNRPGLQPSYTLDSGATVASENLDARQRERSDFQVLSFQHADAGPLDYQISLFHRRSTVDYMPDPVGDLIYNGIAGAIHRSNEVYGTQLDAGYRLNDTHTLRAGIFAQRERAVANNNALVFPADADGNQTSGTPITVQDNSRLKGTLYGIYLQDEWKATDKLTVNYGARFDQTNTVSNEQQLSPRIGLVYELSKQTRLHAGYARYFTPPPTEKIDTTSVAAFLGTTNALPSDANTSVKSERSNYFDLGIEHQLTPKLTIGLDGYYRDVRHLQDEGQFGNALVYSAFNYARGRVAGLELTASYQDGNFAAYGNLARSQAMGKGVETGQFNFDTDELAYISNHWVHLDHDQTWSGSGGVAYRAGPTTYSADMVVGSGLRSGFANSEHLAAYAQVNVAAARSFDFGQLGKFNARLSVLNLFDRQYELRDGTGIGVGAPQFGQRRTVYVSLSKPFSF; translated from the coding sequence ATGCACAGACACTCTCATCACGCCATTGCGGCCGCCATCGTGGCGGCCTTCCCCCTGCTTGCCGCTGCCGCCGACGCGGCAGACACCGTGCAGCCGCCCAGCGCGGCCACGCTGGCGCCGGTCACCATCTCCACCAAGCGCCTGGACGCCGCGCGCAACGGCTTGTCGCCCGACACCGGCAGCTCGATCTACCGCATGGACGAGACCGACATCGACGCCCTGCCGCTGGGCGCCAGCACGCCGCTGAACCAGGTGCTGCTGCGCGCGCCGGGCGTGGTGCAGGATTCTTTTGGCCAACTGCATGTGCGCGGCGACCACGCCAACCTGCAGTACCGCATCAACGGCGTGATCATTCCCGAGCCCATCGCCGGCTTTGGCCAGGCCATCGACACGCGCCTGGCCGGCCAGGTCAACCTGCTGACCGGCGCGCTGCCGGCCCAGTACGGCTACCGAACCGCCGGCGTGGTCGATATCCGCACCAAAGATGCCGACACGCCGCAGGGCGGCGAGATCGGCACCGTGATTGGCAGCAACGGCCACCGCGAGCTGAACGGCAGCGTCAACGGCAGCACCGCCGGCGGCCTGAGCTACTTCCTGAGCGGCTCGATGCTGGAGAACAACCTGGGCATAGAAAACCCCACGGCCAGCCGCGACGCCATCCACGACCACACCAGCCAGGGCAAGGGCTTTGGCTACCTGTCTTACGCGATCGACCCCAGCAACCGCGTGAGCCTGATGGCGGGCAGCTCCAGCGGGCGCTTCCAGATCCCGAACCGGCCCGGCCTGCAGCCCAGCTACACGCTGGACAGCGGCGCCACGGTGGCGTCAGAGAACCTCGATGCGCGCCAACGCGAGCGGTCGGACTTCCAGGTGCTGTCCTTCCAGCACGCGGATGCCGGCCCGCTGGACTACCAGATCTCGCTGTTCCACCGCCGCAGCACGGTGGACTACATGCCCGACCCGGTCGGCGACCTGATCTACAACGGCATTGCCGGTGCCATCCACCGCTCCAACGAGGTCTATGGCACGCAGCTTGACGCGGGCTACCGCCTGAACGACACGCACACGCTGCGCGCGGGCATCTTCGCGCAGCGCGAACGCGCCGTGGCCAACAACAATGCGCTGGTGTTCCCTGCGGATGCCGACGGCAACCAGACCAGCGGCACGCCCATCACGGTGCAAGACAACTCGCGCCTCAAGGGCACGCTCTACGGCATCTATCTGCAAGACGAGTGGAAGGCCACGGACAAGCTCACCGTCAACTACGGCGCGCGCTTTGACCAGACCAACACCGTCTCCAACGAGCAGCAGCTAAGCCCGCGCATCGGCCTGGTGTACGAGCTGAGCAAGCAGACCCGGCTGCACGCCGGCTACGCGCGCTACTTCACGCCGCCGCCCACCGAGAAGATCGACACCACGTCAGTGGCAGCCTTCCTGGGCACGACCAACGCCTTGCCGTCGGATGCCAACACCTCGGTGAAGTCCGAGCGCTCCAACTACTTCGACCTGGGCATAGAGCACCAACTCACACCCAAGCTCACCATCGGCCTGGACGGCTACTACCGCGACGTGCGCCACCTGCAGGACGAGGGCCAGTTTGGCAATGCGCTGGTGTACTCGGCCTTCAACTATGCGCGGGGCCGCGTCGCCGGCCTGGAGCTGACCGCCAGCTACCAGGACGGCAACTTCGCCGCCTACGGCAACCTGGCCCGCTCGCAGGCCATGGGCAAGGGCGTGGAGACCGGACAGTTCAACTTCGACACGGACGAGCTGGCCTACATCTCCAACCACTGGGTGCACCTGGACCACGACCAGACCTGGAGCGGCTCGGGCGGCGTAGCCTACCGCGCCGGCCCCACCACCTACAGCGCCGACATGGTGGTGGGCAGCGGCCTGCGCAGCGGCTTTGCCAACAGCGAGCACCTGGCGGCCTATGCCCAGGTCAACGTGGCGGCCGCGCGCAGCTTTGACTTTGGCCAGCTTGGCAAATTCAATGCGCGGCTGTCAGTGCTGAACCTGTTCGACCGCCAGTACGAGCTGCGCGACGGCACCGGCATTGGCGTGGGCGCGCCGCAGTTCGGGCAACGGCGGACGGTGTATGTGAGTTTGTCGAAGCCGTTCAGCTTTTAA
- a CDS encoding TetR/AcrR family transcriptional regulator, which translates to MIPRRRPQQSRARHTAGALQDAFVRLLVERDYDAVTIREIVDLAGTGLGSFYEYFANKEDLAKVCVHLRSKTLLRALQSLGQDSDRASLESMVCLVIERLADIHRESPSHWGAHYLLERRLSGIAAYSKMYERFVREWARLIGAASDRLCACPNDAARTCQAILYGLFAHAHLQGLSTQMRVDLDLLCLQSQQALLGYLALVTTPLPQR; encoded by the coding sequence GTGATTCCTCGACGCAGGCCGCAGCAATCGCGTGCCCGGCACACTGCTGGTGCCTTGCAGGACGCGTTTGTTCGGCTTTTGGTGGAGCGGGACTACGACGCCGTCACCATCCGGGAGATCGTCGATCTGGCGGGAACCGGCCTGGGCAGCTTCTACGAATACTTCGCTAACAAGGAGGATCTCGCCAAGGTCTGCGTGCATCTGCGCTCGAAGACCTTGCTCCGGGCCTTGCAGTCCCTGGGCCAGGACAGTGACCGCGCATCGTTGGAGTCGATGGTGTGTCTGGTCATTGAGCGCCTGGCGGATATCCACCGAGAGAGCCCTTCTCATTGGGGGGCGCACTATCTGCTGGAGCGCCGCCTCTCCGGTATCGCGGCCTACTCAAAGATGTACGAGCGGTTCGTGCGGGAGTGGGCGCGGCTCATCGGGGCTGCCTCGGATCGCCTGTGCGCTTGCCCAAATGATGCGGCACGGACTTGTCAGGCGATCCTATATGGGCTCTTCGCTCATGCTCATCTGCAAGGCTTGTCCACCCAGATGCGCGTTGATCTCGATCTGCTTTGCCTGCAGTCGCAACAAGCGCTGTTGGGCTACCTGGCGCTGGTGACCACACCGCTGCCACAACGGTAG
- a CDS encoding PaaI family thioesterase has protein sequence MEDIQAFARQMFASQPFSQFIEAELAALSQDSAELTLAIQDHHKQQHGFVHGGVISYLADNAIAFAGGLALGGNALMAEFKINYIRPGVGTRLIARAQARSTSKRMAICQCEIYAVEGDSQKLCALAQGTVVPAG, from the coding sequence ATGGAAGACATCCAGGCATTCGCGCGACAGATGTTTGCAAGCCAGCCATTCAGTCAATTCATCGAGGCCGAATTGGCGGCGTTGTCGCAGGACAGTGCAGAGCTGACGCTCGCCATTCAGGACCATCACAAGCAGCAGCATGGCTTCGTCCACGGCGGCGTGATCAGCTACCTCGCCGACAACGCCATCGCATTTGCAGGCGGCCTGGCGCTTGGGGGGAACGCACTGATGGCGGAATTCAAGATCAACTACATCCGCCCCGGCGTCGGAACCAGGCTCATCGCCAGGGCGCAAGCGCGCAGTACAAGCAAGCGAATGGCCATCTGCCAATGCGAAATCTATGCGGTGGAAGGCGATTCGCAGAAGCTGTGCGCCCTGGCACAGGGAACCGTCGTCCCGGCAGGCTGA
- a CDS encoding aromatic ring-hydroxylating dioxygenase subunit alpha: protein MRQATQKQTLDALEALHRTGRDQEMLGHMVQLPVNIYTDPGVLEREMASVFSHYPMVAGHVASVSEPGAYLLSDWPKFPYVIVRGADGRLRGFLNTCRHRGARIVSGEEACLKAFVCPFHGWSYGLDGKLKGITKTYNFPDLDREQFSLVELPVVERAGLVWIHPSPGATIDLDNYLGPIGDDLDHFALSELVSYRKNRVIKHANWKLLIKTYLEGYHVPYLHRDTLSQAFKKGVIAHYEYGPHIRLAAARTNFQEMLSVPAQDRKILDYASVYYSLFPQTFFIMHPDYVSINMFHPEAPDRTIWTHEMLYRPSHFQGDSGQKALGKRFDYTNDTVFDQEDFAVAEDVQLGLKNGANHVHTLGLEEGLLAIFQQSIDQAVLATQSRF from the coding sequence ATGCGCCAGGCCACACAGAAACAAACGCTCGACGCGCTTGAAGCACTGCATCGAACGGGGCGTGATCAGGAAATGCTCGGCCACATGGTCCAACTCCCTGTGAATATCTACACAGACCCGGGGGTCCTGGAGCGCGAAATGGCGAGCGTTTTCAGCCACTACCCCATGGTCGCGGGACACGTGGCCAGCGTGAGCGAGCCCGGCGCCTACCTGCTGAGCGACTGGCCGAAGTTCCCCTATGTGATCGTTCGAGGCGCGGATGGCCGCCTACGCGGCTTCCTCAATACATGCCGCCATCGTGGGGCGCGCATCGTGTCGGGTGAGGAAGCATGTCTGAAAGCCTTCGTCTGCCCGTTTCATGGCTGGTCCTACGGGCTGGACGGCAAACTCAAGGGCATCACCAAGACCTACAACTTTCCAGATCTGGACCGGGAACAGTTCTCGCTGGTCGAATTGCCCGTGGTGGAACGGGCGGGGCTGGTGTGGATCCACCCGAGCCCCGGGGCAACGATCGATCTGGACAACTATCTTGGCCCCATCGGGGATGACCTGGATCACTTCGCCCTGAGCGAGCTGGTTAGCTACCGCAAGAACCGCGTCATCAAGCATGCGAACTGGAAGCTTCTGATCAAGACCTACCTGGAGGGATACCACGTGCCGTATCTGCACCGGGACACGCTGTCGCAGGCTTTCAAGAAAGGGGTTATAGCCCACTACGAATACGGACCTCACATCCGGCTTGCGGCAGCCCGCACCAATTTCCAGGAGATGCTGTCGGTCCCCGCGCAGGATAGGAAGATCCTCGACTACGCATCGGTTTATTACTCCCTCTTCCCGCAGACGTTTTTCATCATGCATCCGGATTACGTGTCCATCAACATGTTCCACCCGGAAGCGCCGGACCGGACGATCTGGACGCACGAGATGCTGTACAGGCCTTCGCACTTTCAGGGTGACTCCGGTCAAAAAGCGCTGGGCAAGCGCTTCGACTACACCAATGACACTGTCTTCGACCAGGAAGACTTCGCTGTAGCGGAGGATGTGCAGCTAGGCCTGAAAAACGGTGCAAATCATGTCCACACGCTCGGACTCGAAGAAGGATTGCTTGCCATCTTCCAACAGAGCATCGACCAAGCCGTGTTGGCAACACAGAGTCGCTTCTGA
- a CDS encoding pirin-like C-terminal cupin domain-containing protein — MHPVLQIKPLGFPWETADPFLFCVYHDDAYPQANAQMGPQASLAGRALGQDFSRKDGWSMYHGQTVPGFPAHPHRGFETVTIVRKGLIDHSDSLGATARFGRGDVQWLTAGQGVVHSEMFPLLEQERANPLELFQIWLNLPAASKMAQPHFTMLWSQDIPRIVAIDDQGRSTEVAVIAGRLQSAAEPLAPPPDSWAAQAQADVAIWTVRMAPGARWTLPAAHADSNRRLYFFKGDGVSVAGQAVAAHAAIALRADAAVELHNSGTQEAEFLLLQGRPIGEPVVQYGPFVMNTQAEIRQTMDDYRRTQFGGWPFADDAPVHGRDPARFARHPGGREERPEDSAAA, encoded by the coding sequence ATGCACCCCGTCCTCCAGATCAAGCCCCTGGGTTTTCCGTGGGAAACCGCAGACCCTTTCCTGTTCTGCGTCTACCACGACGACGCCTACCCGCAGGCCAACGCGCAGATGGGCCCGCAGGCCTCGCTGGCCGGCCGCGCGCTGGGCCAGGACTTCAGCCGCAAGGACGGCTGGAGCATGTACCACGGGCAGACGGTGCCGGGCTTTCCGGCGCACCCGCACCGTGGCTTCGAGACCGTGACCATCGTGCGCAAGGGCTTGATCGACCACTCCGACTCGCTCGGCGCCACCGCGCGCTTTGGCCGTGGCGATGTGCAGTGGCTTACCGCCGGCCAGGGCGTGGTGCATTCAGAGATGTTCCCGCTGCTGGAGCAAGAGCGCGCCAACCCGCTGGAGCTGTTCCAGATCTGGCTCAACCTGCCGGCCGCCTCCAAGATGGCGCAGCCGCACTTCACCATGCTGTGGTCGCAAGACATCCCGCGCATCGTCGCCATTGATGACCAAGGCCGCAGCACCGAGGTAGCCGTGATCGCCGGCCGCCTGCAATCGGCCGCCGAGCCGCTGGCGCCGCCGCCCGACTCCTGGGCCGCGCAGGCCCAGGCCGATGTGGCCATCTGGACGGTACGCATGGCCCCCGGCGCACGCTGGACGCTGCCCGCCGCCCATGCAGACAGCAACCGCCGGCTCTATTTCTTCAAGGGTGACGGCGTGTCGGTAGCTGGCCAGGCCGTGGCCGCGCATGCCGCCATCGCGCTGCGCGCAGACGCGGCGGTAGAGCTGCACAACAGCGGCACGCAAGAGGCAGAATTTTTGCTGCTACAGGGCCGCCCCATCGGCGAGCCGGTGGTGCAATACGGCCCCTTCGTGATGAACACGCAGGCCGAGATCCGCCAGACCATGGACGACTACCGCCGCACGCAGTTTGGCGGCTGGCCTTTTGCCGATGACGCGCCGGTGCACGGCCGCGACCCGGCGCGCTTTGCACGGCACCCCGGTGGGCGCGAGGAGCGGCCAGAGGACAGCGCCGCAGCCTGA
- a CDS encoding M14 family metallopeptidase: MTATDYFSATYQQARSRFLEAAAQAGAQTTSFELPTLRGAEGEALAIDIATLGPADAARLLIVSSGTHGPEGFSGSACQIATLHDTELLGRLKQAGVALLLVHGINPYGFSHLYRTNEDNIDLNRNHVDFNAPLPVNAGYADIEPLLLPAAWPPTAADDAALGAYIAQHGMEAVRAAITSGQYTSPKGLFYGGTAPSWSNRTVRAILRQYAGAARHIGWIDIHTGLGPNGHGEKIYPGRNAAPDIARAHAWWGADVFTPFSGQSASADVSGPVLAAIYDECPQAQATPMALEFGTLPNLQVLQALRAIQWLRLHPEAPPAQQQAIRQQLRDAFYCDNDSWKGMVLGQARVALLQAVQGLAQAA; encoded by the coding sequence ATGACCGCTACCGATTACTTCTCTGCCACCTACCAGCAGGCCCGCAGCCGCTTTTTGGAGGCCGCCGCGCAAGCCGGCGCGCAGACCACCAGCTTTGAGCTGCCCACGCTGCGCGGCGCAGAGGGCGAGGCGCTGGCCATCGACATCGCCACCCTGGGCCCGGCGGATGCGGCGCGGTTGTTGATCGTCAGCTCGGGCACGCACGGCCCCGAGGGCTTCAGTGGCTCGGCCTGCCAGATCGCCACCTTGCACGACACCGAACTGCTGGGCCGCCTGAAGCAGGCCGGCGTTGCGCTGCTGCTGGTGCATGGCATCAACCCGTATGGCTTCTCGCACCTGTACCGCACCAATGAGGACAACATCGACCTCAACCGCAACCATGTGGACTTCAACGCGCCGCTGCCGGTGAACGCCGGCTATGCCGACATCGAGCCCCTGCTGCTGCCCGCCGCCTGGCCACCCACGGCGGCAGATGACGCGGCCTTGGGCGCCTACATCGCCCAGCACGGCATGGAGGCGGTGCGCGCCGCCATCACGTCTGGCCAATACACCTCGCCCAAAGGCCTGTTCTACGGCGGCACCGCGCCCAGCTGGAGCAACCGCACCGTGCGCGCCATCCTGCGCCAGTACGCGGGCGCCGCGCGGCACATTGGCTGGATCGACATCCACACCGGCCTGGGCCCAAACGGCCACGGCGAGAAGATCTACCCCGGCCGCAACGCCGCGCCCGACATTGCGCGCGCCCACGCCTGGTGGGGCGCCGACGTGTTCACGCCCTTCAGCGGGCAGTCGGCATCGGCCGACGTCTCAGGGCCGGTGCTGGCTGCCATCTACGACGAATGCCCGCAGGCCCAGGCCACCCCCATGGCGCTGGAATTTGGCACCCTGCCCAACCTGCAGGTGCTGCAAGCGCTGCGCGCCATCCAGTGGCTGCGCCTGCACCCCGAAGCCCCGCCGGCCCAGCAGCAAGCCATTCGCCAGCAACTGCGCGACGCCTTCTACTGCGACAACGACAGCTGGAAGGGCATGGTGCTGGGACAGGCCCGTGTTGCCTTGCTGCAGGCGGTGCAGGGGCTGGCGCAGGCAGCCTGA
- a CDS encoding LysR substrate-binding domain-containing protein, with the protein MKPRQLQAFVAVTEQASIRGAARVLGLSQPAVTKAVHELEREMGAPLVERSVTGVRLTGYGAAFAPRARLLLADMQRARDEIAQIRDGVSGRVAVAVSTSFALSVLPAAFRDFHAQSPAVDVQISEAVLPAMLARLRDGQLDFAVAHVPPGVLDEAFTATVLFPVQLVLGARSRHPLRRSKSLHQLHAAEWVLPSAGDTSPSLEAQFFALWGLALPARVIRSQSVTVALGLVGQMDLIGLFVEPLVQLAFKRHGIQRIEIEETLPTLNVCVLQRSGQRLTPAAQQLVDCMRRAALGQ; encoded by the coding sequence ATGAAACCCAGACAGCTGCAGGCCTTTGTGGCCGTGACCGAGCAGGCCAGCATCCGTGGCGCCGCGCGCGTGCTGGGCCTGTCGCAGCCGGCCGTGACCAAGGCGGTGCACGAGCTGGAGCGCGAGATGGGCGCGCCGCTGGTGGAGCGCAGCGTCACCGGCGTGCGCCTGACCGGCTATGGCGCGGCCTTTGCGCCGCGAGCCCGGCTACTGCTGGCCGACATGCAGCGCGCGCGCGACGAGATCGCACAGATCCGCGACGGTGTCAGCGGGCGCGTAGCGGTGGCCGTCAGCACCTCGTTTGCGCTCAGCGTGCTGCCGGCGGCGTTCAGGGATTTCCACGCGCAATCGCCGGCGGTAGACGTGCAGATCAGCGAGGCCGTGCTGCCCGCCATGCTGGCGCGGCTGCGTGACGGGCAACTGGACTTTGCCGTGGCGCACGTGCCGCCCGGCGTGCTGGACGAGGCCTTTACCGCCACCGTGCTGTTCCCGGTGCAGCTGGTGCTGGGCGCGCGCAGCCGCCACCCGCTGCGGCGCAGCAAATCACTGCACCAGTTGCACGCGGCCGAATGGGTGCTGCCCAGCGCAGGCGACACCAGCCCCAGCCTGGAGGCGCAGTTCTTTGCCCTGTGGGGGCTGGCGCTGCCGGCGCGCGTGATCCGCAGCCAGTCGGTCACCGTGGCGCTGGGGCTGGTCGGCCAGATGGATTTGATCGGCCTGTTCGTCGAGCCGCTGGTGCAACTGGCCTTCAAGCGCCACGGCATTCAGCGCATCGAGATCGAAGAGACGCTGCCCACGCTGAACGTGTGTGTGCTGCAGCGCAGCGGGCAGCGGCTGACGCCAGCGGCGCAACAGTTGGTGGACTGCATGCGGCGCGCGGCACTCGGGCAGTAA
- a CDS encoding hydroxymethylglutaryl-CoA reductase, degradative, translating to MSLDSRLPHFRTLTPQARLAHIATVAGLTAEESALLAQAGALGTARADGMIENVLGTFELPLGIAGNFRINGRDVLVPMAVEEPSVVAAASFMAKLARDCGGFETSSTQPLMRAQVQILGVTDPRGARQALLRRREDILAVANSRDKVLIGLGGGCRDIEVHVFPATARGAMVVLHLIVDVRDAMGANTVNTMAEAVSPLLEQITGGTVRLRILSNLADLRLARARVALPPAVLATAERSGEEIIEGVLDAYEFAAVDPYRAATHNKGIMNGVDPVIVATGNDWRAVEAGAHAYACRNGHYGSLTCWEKDARGQLVGTIEMPMPVGLVGGATRTHPLARLALKIMGVQSAQELGEIAVAVGLAQNLGALRALATEGIQRGHMALHARNIALTVGATGSEVDRIAQQMAQEKDVRADRALTLLAALRG from the coding sequence ATGAGCCTCGATTCACGCCTGCCCCATTTCCGCACCCTGACGCCGCAAGCGCGCCTGGCCCACATCGCCACCGTGGCCGGGCTCACTGCCGAAGAAAGCGCGCTGCTGGCGCAGGCCGGTGCGCTGGGCACGGCGCGGGCCGACGGCATGATCGAGAACGTGCTGGGCACCTTCGAGCTGCCGCTGGGCATTGCCGGCAACTTCCGCATCAACGGCCGCGACGTGCTGGTGCCGATGGCGGTAGAAGAACCCTCGGTGGTGGCCGCCGCATCCTTCATGGCCAAGCTGGCGCGCGACTGCGGCGGCTTTGAGACCAGCAGCACCCAGCCGCTGATGCGCGCGCAGGTACAGATCCTGGGCGTGACCGACCCGCGCGGCGCGCGCCAGGCCCTGCTGCGCCGGCGCGAAGACATCCTGGCCGTGGCCAACAGCCGCGACAAGGTCTTGATCGGCCTGGGCGGCGGTTGCCGCGACATCGAGGTGCATGTGTTCCCCGCCACCGCGCGCGGCGCCATGGTGGTGCTGCACCTGATCGTGGACGTGCGCGACGCCATGGGCGCCAACACCGTCAACACCATGGCTGAGGCGGTGTCGCCGCTGCTGGAGCAGATCACCGGCGGCACGGTGCGCCTGCGCATCCTGTCGAACCTGGCCGACCTGCGCCTGGCACGCGCCCGCGTGGCACTGCCGCCCGCCGTGCTGGCCACCGCCGAGCGCAGCGGTGAAGAAATCATCGAAGGCGTGCTCGACGCCTATGAGTTCGCCGCGGTAGACCCGTACCGCGCCGCCACGCACAACAAGGGAATCATGAACGGCGTAGACCCGGTCATCGTCGCCACCGGCAACGACTGGCGCGCGGTAGAAGCCGGCGCCCACGCCTACGCCTGCCGCAACGGGCACTACGGCTCGCTCACCTGCTGGGAGAAAGACGCGCGCGGCCAGCTGGTCGGCACCATCGAGATGCCCATGCCCGTCGGCCTGGTAGGCGGCGCCACGCGCACCCACCCGCTGGCGCGGCTGGCACTGAAGATCATGGGCGTGCAGTCGGCGCAAGAGCTGGGCGAGATCGCCGTGGCCGTAGGCCTGGCGCAAAACCTGGGCGCCCTGCGCGCGCTGGCCACCGAGGGCATACAGCGCGGCCACATGGCCCTGCATGCGCGCAACATCGCGCTGACGGTGGGTGCCACTGGCAGCGAGGTGGACCGCATCGCGCAGCAGATGGCGCAGGAGAAGGATGTGCGCGCCGATCGCGCGCTGACGCTGCTGGCCGCCTTACGCGGCTAG
- a CDS encoding glutathione S-transferase has translation MPNPHLGQSPISLTLHHCVSARSFRPLWMLEELQAPYTLAMLPFPPRALARDYMARNPLGTVPLLEHGALRMTESAAMCEYLPRRLDPANTSGLAVREDEPDYGAWLNWLHHGEATLTFPQTIVLRYGRFEPPERLLPQAADDYAKWFQARLRGIAAVLAHNEYLCAGRFTGADVSVGYALMLGELVGLQSRYPQAVQDYWARLQQRDGYQRALAAQEAAALAQGVSVQAAALAGG, from the coding sequence ATGCCCAACCCACATCTGGGCCAGAGCCCTATTTCCCTCACATTGCACCACTGCGTGAGCGCGCGCTCCTTCCGTCCGCTATGGATGCTGGAGGAGCTGCAGGCGCCCTACACGCTGGCCATGCTGCCGTTTCCGCCGCGCGCGCTGGCACGCGACTACATGGCGCGCAACCCGTTGGGCACGGTGCCGCTGCTGGAACACGGCGCGCTGCGCATGACCGAGTCCGCCGCCATGTGCGAATACCTGCCGCGCCGGCTCGACCCGGCCAACACAAGCGGCCTGGCCGTGCGCGAGGACGAGCCCGACTACGGCGCCTGGCTCAACTGGCTGCACCACGGCGAAGCCACCCTCACCTTCCCGCAAACCATCGTGCTGCGCTACGGCCGCTTCGAGCCGCCCGAGCGCCTCCTGCCCCAAGCAGCAGACGACTACGCCAAGTGGTTCCAGGCACGGCTGCGCGGCATAGCCGCGGTGCTGGCGCACAACGAATACCTGTGCGCCGGCCGCTTCACCGGCGCCGACGTGTCGGTGGGCTACGCGCTGATGCTGGGCGAGCTGGTCGGCCTGCAGTCGCGCTACCCGCAAGCAGTGCAAGACTATTGGGCGCGGCTGCAGCAACGCGATGGGTACCAGCGGGCGCTGGCGGCGCAAGAGGCTGCGGCGTTGGCGCAAGGGGTGTCGGTGCAGGCCGCGGCGTTGGCTGGGGGCTGA
- a CDS encoding 2-hydroxyacid dehydrogenase: MKPLLLVLVFLSEEHRALVAERFDMIYAPNDGLGADRSRGAAQIAARGADIRVVLTNGTNGLLVEEIDALPRLELICTVGVGYENVAVAHARARGIAVANAAGTNDECVADHAMMILLAAIRRLPFLNKGVRHGLWRDDIPRPPHVSFRRMGIIGLGAIGQKIAHRARGFHMEIGYYNRSRRDETGYRYFDSPLALAEWCDFLVVAAPGGKETHHMVDAAILTALGPQGVLVNIARGTVVDTQAVADALGDQRIWAAALDVYEGEPTPPAALLAFDNAILTPHIGGISPQAIHASVVRFLENAERHFAGAALLTPVG; this comes from the coding sequence ATGAAACCTCTGCTGCTCGTCCTTGTCTTTTTGTCTGAAGAACACCGCGCCCTGGTCGCTGAGCGCTTCGACATGATTTATGCGCCCAACGATGGCTTGGGCGCTGACCGTTCGCGCGGTGCCGCGCAGATCGCCGCGCGCGGTGCGGACATCCGCGTGGTGCTGACCAATGGCACCAACGGCCTGCTGGTCGAAGAGATCGATGCGCTGCCCCGGCTGGAGCTGATTTGCACCGTGGGCGTGGGCTACGAGAACGTGGCCGTGGCCCATGCCCGCGCGCGTGGCATCGCCGTGGCCAATGCGGCCGGCACCAACGACGAATGCGTGGCCGACCACGCCATGATGATCCTGCTGGCGGCCATCCGCCGCCTGCCGTTTCTGAACAAGGGCGTGCGCCATGGCCTGTGGCGCGACGACATTCCGCGGCCGCCGCATGTGTCGTTCCGGCGCATGGGCATCATCGGCCTGGGCGCCATTGGCCAGAAGATCGCGCACCGCGCGCGCGGTTTTCACATGGAGATCGGCTACTACAACCGCAGCCGCCGCGATGAGACCGGCTACCGCTACTTCGACAGCCCGCTGGCGCTGGCCGAGTGGTGCGACTTCCTGGTGGTGGCCGCGCCCGGCGGCAAGGAAACCCACCACATGGTCGATGCCGCCATCCTCACCGCGCTGGGCCCGCAGGGCGTGCTGGTGAACATCGCGCGCGGCACCGTGGTCGACACCCAGGCCGTGGCCGATGCCTTGGGCGACCAGCGCATCTGGGCCGCCGCGCTGGATGTGTACGAGGGCGAGCCCACGCCGCCCGCGGCGCTATTAGCCTTTGACAACGCCATCCTCACGCCGCACATCGGCGGCATCTCGCCGCAGGCCATCCATGCCTCGGTCGTGCGCTTTCTGGAGAACGCCGAGCGGCACTTTGCGGGGGCGGCGCTGCTTACGCCGGTGGGCTGA